The following proteins are encoded in a genomic region of Triticum dicoccoides isolate Atlit2015 ecotype Zavitan chromosome 1B, WEW_v2.0, whole genome shotgun sequence:
- the LOC119349629 gene encoding protein timeless homolog isoform X12, with product MDSAMLSLTCAGLGAAEEDDDGGAVGYVKGDHCLDNLKDLQRLLRRDDPERREVFKQVCKWRIASRDLVPIIENYQSDRNLVITAVKVLVFLTMPVDPSSEDVAQQIEYLWDLKAALTRNVAIAVIVSLLEDPLDHLERTSFTEDDWKLVQLVLTLFRNVLAIQEITLPQKASGEATQLLYLADSFLELMFKENMMDLILVLAQHIDEPSGYLKHENLLLLETFHYLFLGRDPELIAKVRPEGSKEQVNGDIDTSVDSLRLMMEKEEKEKRMFRQRNAENHALNGIFTCLAVDGSKSLCKGNPSSAMSSANSLRKIRNVQRGPQKRIAWDNELLYIPKEGIMEMLRSFMDQFLSGGYNVLMQSVCDDIVKQHDSVEKSDNITFFKVVCFVLAFQHEKASNAQKSSAGPQLSETSPGNECDDLPFRGDICGPVAATLNEDMFNIVLSMWREAYEDLKQTKDYKTLSAAGSLMKNMIGMIYLVVKVHPEDSRESQTARVLLYKLFYDQTEQGLTQFLLNLFRSFDTHKQPKSALADLLETVHIMLQLMEKLQARGALRVAKRTRKGRKRKTSDDKHESTKPGTENVEQSYIDPTDGTKATSDSLPDLRSEDPLAEPTLVEQGKVDSDGTDLPDTIVDTAVNLDSTTQLGGDPSSAGSGEKERNPINEEEDTCTTQLGGDPPSAGSGEKKRNPINEEEDTCTTQLGGDPSSAGSAEKKRNTINEEEDVSDSSSDDCPPATSEVDFNVSRLIYSLANNSVVQNICWLLKYYKTNSFRTNHYIICMLRRFCEDLDVSPMLYQLSLLTTFYDILAEQKSSSSKEYANIVNFLSKIVRKLVRAMKKQPLLFVDTLFWKTRKECHCIDADYLLNEFKGDVNNKGGEVGSSKGWGGPVNIADSLGDDEADYDIPHEPYDGDKNGDSSSGEREGDTQKSMGPRDKRSILLSLSDSEAEDNDRTTISRGSQNKEVPKRRGRSIFNEEQEKLIRDLHEKYKDDRKCSHLIAEALDPSGKISSAQISRKLTQLGLRSVTRRKKVSEASLSAKDLVAQPQNDVLDDPKPESTRRRRKRLHRLSSKDNNNDNHPVSSDEETLQSLKGRTKNKELPSVDLAPRKSQHKEASQGDSDDETIGSLLSRGKKKRLLKSDVSENKQEHLDSSKNIAPGVQTIGSNIITKNKELPSVDLAPSISQHQEASQGTDSDDATIGSLLGKGKKKRLSTSDIAEDKQEDLESSKNISSGIETIGSNAITKNKALPSVDLVPSISQHQETSQGTDSDDETIGSLLSRGKKRRLSTSDVTENRQEHQDSSKNIVPDNETVGSNVMDAPLHPELNSSNDNGGDAGEAELLDDLSEPELDGREDAEQRIVDDRDMPESGDMTGSNASQKAGLKRRLRMVIDDDDE from the exons ATGGACTCGGCGATGCTCTCGCTCACCTGCGCGGGCCTCGGGGCCGCAGAGGAGGACGACGACGGGGGCGCCGTCGGCTACGTCAAGGGCGACCACTGCCTCG ACAACCTGAAGGATCTGCAGAGGCTGCTGCGGCGGGACGACCCGGAGCGGCGGGAGGTCTTCAAGCAGGTCTGCAAGTGGAGGATCGCGTCCAGGGATCTGGTGCCCATCATCGAGAACTACCAGTCCGACCGCAACCTCGTCATCACGGCAG TGAAAGTGTTGGTATTCCTTACCATGCCTGTCGATCCTTCATCAGAGGATGTTGCTCAGCAGATAGAGTATCTGTGGGATTTGAAGGCTGCACTCACACGGAATGTTGCAATCGCAGTGATTGTGTCTCTTCTTGAGGACCCATTGGATCATTTGGAAAG AACTTCATTCACGGAAGATGACTGGAAGCTAGTACAGCTGGTGCTTACTTTATTCCGCAACGTCTTGGCTATTCAAGAAATCACATTGCCTCAGAAGGCATCTGGGGAAGCTACCCAGTTATTGTACCTGGCTGACAGCTTTTTAGAGCTCATGTTTAAAGAAAATATGATGGACCTGATCTTAGTGCTAGCTCAACATATTGATGAGCCCTCTGGTTATCTCAAGCATGAAAACCTTCTTTTGTTGGAAACCTTTCATTATCTTTTCTTGGGTCGGGACCCAGAATTGATTGCCAAAGTTCGTCCAGAAGGCTCAAAG GAGCAGGTCAATGGAGATATTGATACATCAGTTGATTCATTGAGATTGATGAtggagaaggaagagaaggaaaaaAGGATGTTCAGGCAGAGAAACGCGGAGAATCACGCACTCAACGGAATTTTTACATGCCTTGCAGTG GATGGATCTAAGTCATTGTGCAAAGGGAACCCCAGCTCAGCAATGTCATCTGCAAATAGCCTCCGGAAAATACGTAATGTCCAAAGAGGCCCTCAAAAAAGGATAGCATGGGATAATGAACTTCTTTACATACCAAAGGAGGGTATTATGGAAATGCTAAGAAGTTTCATGGATCAGTTTTTATCTGGAGGATATAATG TCCTGATGCAGTCTGTTTGTGATGATATTGTGAAGCAGCATGATTCTGTCGAGAAATCTGATAACATTACATTCTTCAAAGTTGTTTGCTTTGTCTTAGCTTTTCAACACGAGAAAGCATCAAATGCTCAG AAATCAAGTGCTGGACCCCAGCTGTCCGAGACTTCACCAGGCAATGAATGTGATGATCTGCCGTTTCGTGGTGACATATGTGGACCTGTTGCAGCCACATTAAACGAAGATATGTTCAATATAGTCTTGTCCATGTGGCGTGAGGCCTATGAAGACCTGAAGCAGACTAAGGATTACAAAACTCTTTCAGCTGCTGGCTCCTTAATGAAGAACATG ATTGGCATGATATATTTGGTGGTGAAAGTTCATCCTGAAGATTCAAGGGAATCTCAAACAGCCCGTGTTTTACTGTATAAGCTGTTCTATGATCAGACAGAACAAGGCCTGACTCAGTTTCTCCTGAACTTGTTCAGATCTTTTGATACTCATAAGCAACCAAAAAG CGCTCTTGCGGATTTACTAGAAACAGTTCATATCATGCTACAGCTGATGGAGAAGCTTCAAGCACGTGGTGCTTTAAGG GTTGCGAAAAGGACAAGAAAGGGCAGAAAAAGGAAGACGTCAGATGACAAACATGAGAGTACCAAACCTGGAACAGAGAATGTGGAGCAAAGCTACATAGACCCAACAGATGGGACTAAAGCCACATCTGATTCACTTCCAGATTTGAGAAGTGAGGATCCTCTAGCAGAACCTACTCTCGTAGAGCAAGGAAAAGTTGATTCCGATGGCACAGATCTGCCAGATACAATTGTGGATACGGCTGTTAATCTGGATAGCACCACACAGCTTGGAGGTGATCCATCTTCTGCAGGCAGTGGTgaaaaggaaagaaatcccatTAATGAAGAGGAAGATACTTGTACCACACAGCTTGGAGGTGATCCACCTTCTGCAGGCAGTggtgaaaagaaaagaaatcccaTTAACGAAGAGGAAGATACTTGTACCACACAGCTTGGAGGTGATCCATCTTCTGCAGGCAGTgctgaaaagaaaagaaataccattaatgaagaggAAGATGTTTCAGATTCTTCAAGTGATGATTGCCCCCCAGCTACAAGTGAAGTTGATTTTAACGTATCACGGTTAATATACAGCCTAGCCAACAATTCTGTTGTTCAAAATATATGCTGGTTGTTGAAGTACTATAAGACTAACTCCTTCCGAACAAACCACTACATCATATGCATGCTGCGGAGATTCTGTGAAGATCTAGATGTGTCACCAATGCTATATCAG CTATCGCTTCTGACTACTTTCTATGATATATTAGCTGAACAGAAGTCTTCGAGTTCAAAGGAGTATGCAAATATTGTAAATTTTCTTTCTAAAATTGTAAGGAAGTTGGTGAGAGCAATGAAAAAACAGCCACTGTTATTTGTTGATACACTCTTTTGGAAGACAAGAAAGGAATGCCATTGCATTGATGCTGATTATCTACTGAATGAGTTCAAGGGAGATGTTAACAATAAGGGTGGTGAAGTTGGTTCAAGTAAGGGATGGGGAGGTCCAGTAAATATAGCAGATTCTCTTGGTGACGATGAAGCTGACTATGATATACCACATGAACCATATGATGGTGATAA GAATGGAGATTCATCGTCTGGTGAACGTGAAGGTGATACTCAGAAGAGCATGGGTCCCAGAGACAAAAGGAGCATATTACTGTCACTTTCAGACAGTGAAGCTGAGGATAATGATAG GACTACTATATCTAGAGGCTCTCAGAATAAAGAGGTCCCAAAGAGACGAGGGCGTTCCATTTTTAATGAAGAGCAAGAGAAGCTTATAAGAGATCTTCATGAGAA ATATAAGGATGATCGTAAATGCAGTCATCTAATTGCTGAAGCTCTAGATCCCAGTGGAAAGATATCGTCGGCTCAAATTTCTCGAAAGCTTACACAGCTAGGTCTCAGGAGTGTCACTAGGAGGAAAAAAGTTTCAGAGGCATCTCTTTCAGCCAAAGATCTGGTTGCACAACCACAAAACGACGTGCTGGATGATCCGAAGCCAGAAAGTACCCG GCGCAGGAGGAAAAGGCTACATCGGTTAAGCAGTAAGGACAACAACAACGATAATCATCCAGTATCATCTGATGAAGAAACATTGCAATCACTTAAGGGCAG AACCAAAAATAAGGAGCTGCCCTCGGTGGACCTTGCACCGAGGAAATCACAGCATAAAGAGGCTTCGCAGGGCGATTCTGATGATGAGACCATAGGATCTCTGCTTAG TAGAGGAAAGAAGAAAAGGTTATTGAAATCAGATGTTTCAGAGAATAAACAAGAACACCTAGATTCTTCGAAGAACATTGCTCCGGGGGTTCAGACTATCGGTTCAAATATCAT AACCAAAAATAAGGAGCTGCCATCCGTGGATCTTGCGCCGAGTATATCACAGCATCAAGAGGCTTCGCAGGGCACAGATTCTGATGATGCGACCATAGGATCTCTGCTTGG TAAAGGAAAGAAGAAAAGGTTATCAACATCAGATATTGCAGAGGATAAACAAGAAGACCTAGAGTCTTCGAAGAACATCAGTTCGGGCATTGAGACTATCGGTTCAAATGCCAT AACCAAAAATAAGGCGCTGCCGTCCGTGGATCTTGTACCGAGTATATCACAGCATCAAGAGACTTCGCAGGGCACAGATTCTGATGATGAGACCATAGGATCTCTGCTTAG CAGAGGAAAGAAAAGAAGGTTATCTACATCAGATGTTACAGAGAACAGACAAGAACACCAAGATTCTTCGAAGAACATTGTTCCGGACAATGAGACTGTTGGTTCAAATGTCAT GGACGCCCCTCTCCATCCGGAGCTGAACTCATCTAATGATAACGGTGGTGATGCTGGTGAGGCTGAACTTCTGGATGACTTGAGTGAGCCTGAGCTGGATGGTCGTGAAGATGCCGAGCAACGGATCGTCGACGACAGAGACATGCCTGAATCTGGGGACATGACAGGCTCTAATGCCAGTCAGAAGGCTGGTTTGAAAAGAAGACTAAGAATGGTGATTGACGACGACGACGAGTAG
- the LOC119349629 gene encoding protein timeless homolog isoform X11, which yields MDSAMLSLTCAGLGAAEEDDDGGAVGYVKGDHCLDNLKDLQRLLRRDDPERREVFKQVCKWRIASRDLVPIIENYQSDRNLVITAVKVLVFLTMPVDPSSEDVAQQIEYLWDLKAALTRNVAIAVIVSLLEDPLDHLERTSFTEDDWKLVQLVLTLFRNVLAIQEITLPQKASGEATQLLYLADSFLELMFKENMMDLILVLAQHIDEPSGYLKHENLLLLETFHYLFLGRDPELIAKVRPEGSKEQVNGDIDTSVDSLRLMMEKEEKEKRMFRQRNAENHALNGIFTCLAVDGSKSLCKGNPSSAMSSANSLRKIRNVQRGPQKRIAWDNELLYIPKEGIMEMLRSFMDQFLSGGYNVLMQSVCDDIVKQHDSVEKSDNITFFKVVCFVLAFQHEKASNAQKSSAGPQLSETSPGNECDDLPFRGDICGPVAATLNEDMFNIVLSMWREAYEDLKQTKDYKTLSAAGSLMKNMIGMIYLVVKVHPEDSRESQTARVLLYKLFYDQTEQGLTQFLLNLFRSFDTHKQPKSALADLLETVHIMLQLMEKLQARGALRVAKRTRKGRKRKTSDDKHESTKPGTENVEQSYIDPTDGTKATSDSLPDLRSEDPLAEPTLVEQGKVDSDGTDLPDTIVDTAVNLDSTTQLGGDPSSAGSGEKERNPINEEEDTCTTQLGGDPPSAGSGEKKRNPINEEEDTCTTQLGGDPSSAGSAEKKRNTINEEEDVSDSSSDDCPPATSEVDFNVSRLIYSLANNSVVQNICWLLKYYKTNSFRTNHYIICMLRRFCEDLDVSPMLYQLSLLTTFYDILAEQKSSSSKEYANIVNFLSKIVRKLVRAMKKQPLLFVDTLFWKTRKECHCIDADYLLNEFKGDVNNKGGEVGSSKGWGGPVNIADSLGDDEADYDIPHEPYDGDKNGDSSSGEREGDTQKSMGPRDKRSILLSLSDSEAEDNDRTTISRGSQNKEVPKRRGRSIFNEEQEKLIRDLHEKYKDDRKCSHLIAEALDPSGKISSAQISRKLTQLGLRSVTRRKKVSEASLSAKDLVAQPQNDVLDDPKPESTRRRRKRLHRLSSKDNNNDNHPVSSDEETLQSLKGRTKNKELPSVDLAPRKSQHKEASQGDSDDETIGSLLSRGKKKRLSTSDITENKQENLDSSKNIGLGVETIGSNAITKNKALPSVDLVPSISQHQETSQGTDSDDETIGSLLSRGKKKRLSTSDITGNKQEDLDSSKNTDLGVESIGSNIIPKDKELASVDLPSSMSQHQEASQGTDSDDETIGSLLSRGKKRRLSTSDVTENRQEHQDSSKNIVPDNETVGSNVMDAPLHPELNSSNDNGGDAGEAELLDDLSEPELDGREDAEQRIVDDRDMPESGDMTGSNASQKAGLKRRLRMVIDDDDE from the exons ATGGACTCGGCGATGCTCTCGCTCACCTGCGCGGGCCTCGGGGCCGCAGAGGAGGACGACGACGGGGGCGCCGTCGGCTACGTCAAGGGCGACCACTGCCTCG ACAACCTGAAGGATCTGCAGAGGCTGCTGCGGCGGGACGACCCGGAGCGGCGGGAGGTCTTCAAGCAGGTCTGCAAGTGGAGGATCGCGTCCAGGGATCTGGTGCCCATCATCGAGAACTACCAGTCCGACCGCAACCTCGTCATCACGGCAG TGAAAGTGTTGGTATTCCTTACCATGCCTGTCGATCCTTCATCAGAGGATGTTGCTCAGCAGATAGAGTATCTGTGGGATTTGAAGGCTGCACTCACACGGAATGTTGCAATCGCAGTGATTGTGTCTCTTCTTGAGGACCCATTGGATCATTTGGAAAG AACTTCATTCACGGAAGATGACTGGAAGCTAGTACAGCTGGTGCTTACTTTATTCCGCAACGTCTTGGCTATTCAAGAAATCACATTGCCTCAGAAGGCATCTGGGGAAGCTACCCAGTTATTGTACCTGGCTGACAGCTTTTTAGAGCTCATGTTTAAAGAAAATATGATGGACCTGATCTTAGTGCTAGCTCAACATATTGATGAGCCCTCTGGTTATCTCAAGCATGAAAACCTTCTTTTGTTGGAAACCTTTCATTATCTTTTCTTGGGTCGGGACCCAGAATTGATTGCCAAAGTTCGTCCAGAAGGCTCAAAG GAGCAGGTCAATGGAGATATTGATACATCAGTTGATTCATTGAGATTGATGAtggagaaggaagagaaggaaaaaAGGATGTTCAGGCAGAGAAACGCGGAGAATCACGCACTCAACGGAATTTTTACATGCCTTGCAGTG GATGGATCTAAGTCATTGTGCAAAGGGAACCCCAGCTCAGCAATGTCATCTGCAAATAGCCTCCGGAAAATACGTAATGTCCAAAGAGGCCCTCAAAAAAGGATAGCATGGGATAATGAACTTCTTTACATACCAAAGGAGGGTATTATGGAAATGCTAAGAAGTTTCATGGATCAGTTTTTATCTGGAGGATATAATG TCCTGATGCAGTCTGTTTGTGATGATATTGTGAAGCAGCATGATTCTGTCGAGAAATCTGATAACATTACATTCTTCAAAGTTGTTTGCTTTGTCTTAGCTTTTCAACACGAGAAAGCATCAAATGCTCAG AAATCAAGTGCTGGACCCCAGCTGTCCGAGACTTCACCAGGCAATGAATGTGATGATCTGCCGTTTCGTGGTGACATATGTGGACCTGTTGCAGCCACATTAAACGAAGATATGTTCAATATAGTCTTGTCCATGTGGCGTGAGGCCTATGAAGACCTGAAGCAGACTAAGGATTACAAAACTCTTTCAGCTGCTGGCTCCTTAATGAAGAACATG ATTGGCATGATATATTTGGTGGTGAAAGTTCATCCTGAAGATTCAAGGGAATCTCAAACAGCCCGTGTTTTACTGTATAAGCTGTTCTATGATCAGACAGAACAAGGCCTGACTCAGTTTCTCCTGAACTTGTTCAGATCTTTTGATACTCATAAGCAACCAAAAAG CGCTCTTGCGGATTTACTAGAAACAGTTCATATCATGCTACAGCTGATGGAGAAGCTTCAAGCACGTGGTGCTTTAAGG GTTGCGAAAAGGACAAGAAAGGGCAGAAAAAGGAAGACGTCAGATGACAAACATGAGAGTACCAAACCTGGAACAGAGAATGTGGAGCAAAGCTACATAGACCCAACAGATGGGACTAAAGCCACATCTGATTCACTTCCAGATTTGAGAAGTGAGGATCCTCTAGCAGAACCTACTCTCGTAGAGCAAGGAAAAGTTGATTCCGATGGCACAGATCTGCCAGATACAATTGTGGATACGGCTGTTAATCTGGATAGCACCACACAGCTTGGAGGTGATCCATCTTCTGCAGGCAGTGGTgaaaaggaaagaaatcccatTAATGAAGAGGAAGATACTTGTACCACACAGCTTGGAGGTGATCCACCTTCTGCAGGCAGTggtgaaaagaaaagaaatcccaTTAACGAAGAGGAAGATACTTGTACCACACAGCTTGGAGGTGATCCATCTTCTGCAGGCAGTgctgaaaagaaaagaaataccattaatgaagaggAAGATGTTTCAGATTCTTCAAGTGATGATTGCCCCCCAGCTACAAGTGAAGTTGATTTTAACGTATCACGGTTAATATACAGCCTAGCCAACAATTCTGTTGTTCAAAATATATGCTGGTTGTTGAAGTACTATAAGACTAACTCCTTCCGAACAAACCACTACATCATATGCATGCTGCGGAGATTCTGTGAAGATCTAGATGTGTCACCAATGCTATATCAG CTATCGCTTCTGACTACTTTCTATGATATATTAGCTGAACAGAAGTCTTCGAGTTCAAAGGAGTATGCAAATATTGTAAATTTTCTTTCTAAAATTGTAAGGAAGTTGGTGAGAGCAATGAAAAAACAGCCACTGTTATTTGTTGATACACTCTTTTGGAAGACAAGAAAGGAATGCCATTGCATTGATGCTGATTATCTACTGAATGAGTTCAAGGGAGATGTTAACAATAAGGGTGGTGAAGTTGGTTCAAGTAAGGGATGGGGAGGTCCAGTAAATATAGCAGATTCTCTTGGTGACGATGAAGCTGACTATGATATACCACATGAACCATATGATGGTGATAA GAATGGAGATTCATCGTCTGGTGAACGTGAAGGTGATACTCAGAAGAGCATGGGTCCCAGAGACAAAAGGAGCATATTACTGTCACTTTCAGACAGTGAAGCTGAGGATAATGATAG GACTACTATATCTAGAGGCTCTCAGAATAAAGAGGTCCCAAAGAGACGAGGGCGTTCCATTTTTAATGAAGAGCAAGAGAAGCTTATAAGAGATCTTCATGAGAA ATATAAGGATGATCGTAAATGCAGTCATCTAATTGCTGAAGCTCTAGATCCCAGTGGAAAGATATCGTCGGCTCAAATTTCTCGAAAGCTTACACAGCTAGGTCTCAGGAGTGTCACTAGGAGGAAAAAAGTTTCAGAGGCATCTCTTTCAGCCAAAGATCTGGTTGCACAACCACAAAACGACGTGCTGGATGATCCGAAGCCAGAAAGTACCCG GCGCAGGAGGAAAAGGCTACATCGGTTAAGCAGTAAGGACAACAACAACGATAATCATCCAGTATCATCTGATGAAGAAACATTGCAATCACTTAAGGGCAG AACCAAAAATAAGGAGCTGCCCTCGGTGGACCTTGCACCGAGGAAATCACAGCATAAAGAGGCTTCGCAGGGCGATTCTGATGATGAGACCATAGGATCTCTGCTTAG TAGAGGAAAGAAGAAAAGGTTATCAACGTCAGATATTACAGAGAATAAACAAGAAAACCTAGATTCTTCGAAGAACATTGGTCTGGGTGTTGAGACTATCGGTTCAAATGCCAT AACCAAAAATAAGGCGCTGCCGTCCGTGGATCTTGTACCGAGTATATCACAGCATCAAGAGACTTCGCAGGGCACAGATTCTGATGATGAGACCATAGGATCTCTGCTTAG TAGAGGAAAGAAGAAAAGATTATCAACGTCAGATATTACAGGGAATAAACAAGAAGACCTAGATTCTTCGAAGAATACTGATCTGGGTGTTGAGAGTATCGGTTCAAATATCAT ACCCAAAGATAAGGAGCTGGCCTCTGTGGATCTTCCATCGAGTATGTCACAGCATCAAGAGGCTTCGCAGGGCACAGATTCTGATGATGAAACCATAGGATCTCTGCTTAG CAGAGGAAAGAAAAGAAGGTTATCTACATCAGATGTTACAGAGAACAGACAAGAACACCAAGATTCTTCGAAGAACATTGTTCCGGACAATGAGACTGTTGGTTCAAATGTCAT GGACGCCCCTCTCCATCCGGAGCTGAACTCATCTAATGATAACGGTGGTGATGCTGGTGAGGCTGAACTTCTGGATGACTTGAGTGAGCCTGAGCTGGATGGTCGTGAAGATGCCGAGCAACGGATCGTCGACGACAGAGACATGCCTGAATCTGGGGACATGACAGGCTCTAATGCCAGTCAGAAGGCTGGTTTGAAAAGAAGACTAAGAATGGTGATTGACGACGACGACGAGTAG